In Chroicocephalus ridibundus chromosome 4, bChrRid1.1, whole genome shotgun sequence, one genomic interval encodes:
- the BRD7 gene encoding bromodomain-containing protein 7 isoform X3 — protein sequence MGKKHKKHKSDKHPYEEYVEKPLKLVLKVGGSEVAELSTGNAGLDSSLYEDKSEHEKHKDRKRKKRKKGEKQSPGEEKEKRKRKVKEDKKKRDRDHADSEGEQEMKCQTPIRLELPPEKPLTSTLSKQEEVEQTPLQEALNQLMRQLQRKDPSSFFSFPVTDFIAPGYSMIIKNPMDFSTMKEKIKNNGYQSIEELKDNFKLMCTNAMIYNKPDTIYYKAAKKLLHSGMKILSQERIQSLKQSIEFMADLQKTRKQKDKMELQQTGEDESGPGKDKGETVDGDTKAFKTPSKEHKKKDKDLLEDKLRNNSLEREQEQIDRIVRESGGKLTRRLANSQCEFERRKPDGTTTLGLLNPVDLTAGEPGYCPVKLGMTAGRLQSGVNTLQGFKEDKRNKVTPVTYLNYGPYSSYAPTYDSTFANISKEDSDLIYSTYGEDSNQGSFSIHDFLMKSQDYPLLMADSLLDVLTKGGHSRALRELETPLEEAEGPHERSDTIKDIKIMEMDVAARLDSASNDRLTALKAVTTFGMPIEEFDSEEAEIFQRKLDETTKLLRELQDAQNERLSTKPPPNMICLLGPSYREMHLAERVTNNLKELAQQVTPGDIVSTYGIRKAMGISVPLPDTEDSWVDLTEALCKRCCGTEPAET from the exons atggggaAGAAGCACAAGAAACACAAGTCGGACAAGCACCCCTACGagg AATACGTAGAGAAGCCCCTGAAGCTGGTGCTGAAGGTTGGGGGAAGTGAAGTCGCTGAACTGTCTACTGGAAACGCGGGACTCGATTCGAGCCTGTACGAAGACAAATCCGAGCATGAAAAACACaaggacaggaaaaggaaaaagagaaagaaaggagaaaagcaatctcctggagaagaaaaggagaaaaggaagagaaaagttaAG GAGGATAAAAAGAAACGAGATCGAGACCATGCAGACAGTGAGGGAGAACAGGAAATGAAATGTCAGACCCCCATCAGATTAGAGTTGCCACCAGAGAAACCATTGACAAGTACTTTATCAAAACAGgaag AGGTGGAGCAGACGCCACTTCAGGAAGCTCTGAATCAACTCATGAGACAGCTGCAGAG AAAAGATCCaagttctttcttttcatttcctgtgACTGACTTTATTGCCCCTGGCTATTCCATGATCATTAAAAACCCAATGGATTTTAGTACCATGAAAGAGAAGATCAAGAACAATGGATACCAGTCCATAGAAGAATTAAAG GATAACTTCAAACTGATGTGTACTAATGCAATGATTTACAACAAACCAGACACCATATACTACAAAGCTGCAAAAAAACTGCTGCACTCAGGGATGAAGATACTTAGCCAG GAGAGAATTCAGAGCCTGAAACAAAGTATAGAATTCATGGCAGACCTGCAGAAGACGAGGAAGCAGAAGGACAAGATGGAACTGCAGCAAACGGGGGAAGATGAAAGTGGCCCTGggaaagacaaaggagaaacTGTGGATGGTGACACCAAGGCGTTCAAAACACCTAGCAAAGAACACAAAAA GAAGGACAAAGATCTACTTGAAGACAAATTACGAAACAATAGCTTGGAAAGGGAACAAGAGCAGATTGATCGTATTGTTAGAGAATCTGGAGGAAAGTTAACAAGACGACTTGCAAACAGCCAG TGtgaatttgaaagaagaaaaccGGATGGTACAACAACTCTGGGCCTTCTTAATCCAGTTGACCTTACCGCAGGAG AACCGGGTTACTGCCCTGTAAAGCTGGGTATGACAGCAGGAAGACTTCAGTCGGGAGTTAATACATTACAAGGGttcaaagaagataaaagaaacaaGGTTACTCCAG TGACATACTTGAATTACGGACCCTATAGTTCCTATGCTCCAACATATGATTCTACGTTTGCCAACATAAGCAAAGAAGATTCTGACTTAATCTATTCAACGTATGGGGAAGACTCTAATCAAGGATCTTTCAG CATTCATGATTTTTTGATGAAATCACAAGATTATCCTCTCTTAATGGCTGATAGTTTGCTTGATGTTCTAACTAAAGGAGGACATTCTAGAGCTCTCAGAGAACTAGAAACG CCATTGGAGGAAGCTGAAGGCCCACATGAAAGAAGTGACACAATAAAAGATATAAAG attatggAAATGGATGTTGCTGCCAGGTTGGACTCTGCTAGCAATGACAGACTTACAGCGCTAAAAGCAGTCACAACCTTCGGCATGCCCATAGAGGAGTTTGATTCCGAGG AGGCTGAAATCTTCCAGAGGAAACTTGATGAAACAACAAAGCTTCTGCGAGAGCTCCAGGATGCTCAAAATGAACGACTAAGTACAAAACCACCCCCTAACATGATTTGTCTTCTGGGTCCATCTTACAGAGAGATGCACTTGG CGGAGAGAGTAACCAATAACCTGAAAGAACTTGCACAACAAGTGACGCCGGGTGATATTGTCAGTACGTACGGAATCCGGAAGGCGATGGGGATTTCGGTTCCTTTACCTGACACAGAAGACAGCTGGGTAGATCTGACAGAGG CGCTGTGCAAGAGATGCTGTGGAACAGAACCAGCTGAAACATAA
- the BRD7 gene encoding bromodomain-containing protein 7 isoform X2 produces the protein MGKKHKKHKSDKHPYEEYVEKPLKLVLKVGGSEVAELSTGNAGLDSSLYEDKSEHEKHKDRKRKKRKKGEKQSPGEEKEKRKRKVKEDKKKRDRDHADSEGEQEMKCQTPIRLELPPEKPLTSTLSKQEEVEQTPLQEALNQLMRQLQRKDPSSFFSFPVTDFIAPGYSMIIKNPMDFSTMKEKIKNNGYQSIEELKDNFKLMCTNAMIYNKPDTIYYKAAKKLLHSGMKILSQERIQSLKQSIEFMADLQKTRKQKDKMELQQTGEDESGPGKDKGETVDGDTKAFKTPSKEHKKKDKDLLEDKLRNNSLEREQEQIDRIVRESGGKLTRRLANSQCEFERRKPDGTTTLGLLNPVDLTAGEPGYCPVKLGMTAGRLQSGVNTLQGFKEDKRNKVTPVTYLNYGPYSSYAPTYDSTFANISKEDSDLIYSTYGEDSNQGSFSIHDFLMKSQDYPLLMADSLLDVLTKGGHSRALRELETPLEEAEGPHERSDTIKDIKIMEMDVAARLDSASNDRLTALKAVTTFGMPIEEFDSEEAEIFQRKLDETTKLLRELQDAQNERLSTKPPPNMICLLGPSYREMHLAERVTNNLKELAQQVTPGDIVSTYGIRKAMGISVPLPDTEDSWVDLTEDFQEPEKTVTIPENECGPVAV, from the exons atggggaAGAAGCACAAGAAACACAAGTCGGACAAGCACCCCTACGagg AATACGTAGAGAAGCCCCTGAAGCTGGTGCTGAAGGTTGGGGGAAGTGAAGTCGCTGAACTGTCTACTGGAAACGCGGGACTCGATTCGAGCCTGTACGAAGACAAATCCGAGCATGAAAAACACaaggacaggaaaaggaaaaagagaaagaaaggagaaaagcaatctcctggagaagaaaaggagaaaaggaagagaaaagttaAG GAGGATAAAAAGAAACGAGATCGAGACCATGCAGACAGTGAGGGAGAACAGGAAATGAAATGTCAGACCCCCATCAGATTAGAGTTGCCACCAGAGAAACCATTGACAAGTACTTTATCAAAACAGgaag AGGTGGAGCAGACGCCACTTCAGGAAGCTCTGAATCAACTCATGAGACAGCTGCAGAG AAAAGATCCaagttctttcttttcatttcctgtgACTGACTTTATTGCCCCTGGCTATTCCATGATCATTAAAAACCCAATGGATTTTAGTACCATGAAAGAGAAGATCAAGAACAATGGATACCAGTCCATAGAAGAATTAAAG GATAACTTCAAACTGATGTGTACTAATGCAATGATTTACAACAAACCAGACACCATATACTACAAAGCTGCAAAAAAACTGCTGCACTCAGGGATGAAGATACTTAGCCAG GAGAGAATTCAGAGCCTGAAACAAAGTATAGAATTCATGGCAGACCTGCAGAAGACGAGGAAGCAGAAGGACAAGATGGAACTGCAGCAAACGGGGGAAGATGAAAGTGGCCCTGggaaagacaaaggagaaacTGTGGATGGTGACACCAAGGCGTTCAAAACACCTAGCAAAGAACACAAAAA GAAGGACAAAGATCTACTTGAAGACAAATTACGAAACAATAGCTTGGAAAGGGAACAAGAGCAGATTGATCGTATTGTTAGAGAATCTGGAGGAAAGTTAACAAGACGACTTGCAAACAGCCAG TGtgaatttgaaagaagaaaaccGGATGGTACAACAACTCTGGGCCTTCTTAATCCAGTTGACCTTACCGCAGGAG AACCGGGTTACTGCCCTGTAAAGCTGGGTATGACAGCAGGAAGACTTCAGTCGGGAGTTAATACATTACAAGGGttcaaagaagataaaagaaacaaGGTTACTCCAG TGACATACTTGAATTACGGACCCTATAGTTCCTATGCTCCAACATATGATTCTACGTTTGCCAACATAAGCAAAGAAGATTCTGACTTAATCTATTCAACGTATGGGGAAGACTCTAATCAAGGATCTTTCAG CATTCATGATTTTTTGATGAAATCACAAGATTATCCTCTCTTAATGGCTGATAGTTTGCTTGATGTTCTAACTAAAGGAGGACATTCTAGAGCTCTCAGAGAACTAGAAACG CCATTGGAGGAAGCTGAAGGCCCACATGAAAGAAGTGACACAATAAAAGATATAAAG attatggAAATGGATGTTGCTGCCAGGTTGGACTCTGCTAGCAATGACAGACTTACAGCGCTAAAAGCAGTCACAACCTTCGGCATGCCCATAGAGGAGTTTGATTCCGAGG AGGCTGAAATCTTCCAGAGGAAACTTGATGAAACAACAAAGCTTCTGCGAGAGCTCCAGGATGCTCAAAATGAACGACTAAGTACAAAACCACCCCCTAACATGATTTGTCTTCTGGGTCCATCTTACAGAGAGATGCACTTGG CGGAGAGAGTAACCAATAACCTGAAAGAACTTGCACAACAAGTGACGCCGGGTGATATTGTCAGTACGTACGGAATCCGGAAGGCGATGGGGATTTCGGTTCCTTTACCTGACACAGAAGACAGCTGGGTAGATCTGACAGAGG ACTTTCAAGAACCTGAAAAGACTGTCACCATCCCAGAAAATGAGTGTGGTCCAGTTGCAGTCTGA
- the BRD7 gene encoding bromodomain-containing protein 7 isoform X1, translating into MGKKHKKHKSDKHPYEEYVEKPLKLVLKVGGSEVAELSTGNAGLDSSLYEDKSEHEKHKDRKRKKRKKGEKQSPGEEKEKRKRKVKEDKKKRDRDHADSEGEQEMKCQTPIRLELPPEKPLTSTLSKQEEVEQTPLQEALNQLMRQLQRKDPSSFFSFPVTDFIAPGYSMIIKNPMDFSTMKEKIKNNGYQSIEELKDNFKLMCTNAMIYNKPDTIYYKAAKKLLHSGMKILSQERIQSLKQSIEFMADLQKTRKQKDKMELQQTGEDESGPGKDKGETVDGDTKAFKTPSKEHKKKDKDLLEDKLRNNSLEREQEQIDRIVRESGGKLTRRLANSQCEFERRKPDGTTTLGLLNPVDLTAGEPGYCPVKLGMTAGRLQSGVNTLQGFKEDKRNKVTPVTYLNYGPYSSYAPTYDSTFANISKEDSDLIYSTYGEDSNQGSFSIHDFLMKSQDYPLLMADSLLDVLTKGGHSRALRELETPLEEAEGPHERSDTIKDIKIMEMDVAARLDSASNDRLTALKAVTTFGMPIEEFDSEEAEIFQRKLDETTKLLRELQDAQNERLSTKPPPNMICLLGPSYREMHLAERVTNNLKELAQQVTPGDIVSTYGIRKAMGISVPLPDTEDSWVDLTEGVPSAENLSARTSSPPCGTQTVRADPEFVFIPNF; encoded by the exons atggggaAGAAGCACAAGAAACACAAGTCGGACAAGCACCCCTACGagg AATACGTAGAGAAGCCCCTGAAGCTGGTGCTGAAGGTTGGGGGAAGTGAAGTCGCTGAACTGTCTACTGGAAACGCGGGACTCGATTCGAGCCTGTACGAAGACAAATCCGAGCATGAAAAACACaaggacaggaaaaggaaaaagagaaagaaaggagaaaagcaatctcctggagaagaaaaggagaaaaggaagagaaaagttaAG GAGGATAAAAAGAAACGAGATCGAGACCATGCAGACAGTGAGGGAGAACAGGAAATGAAATGTCAGACCCCCATCAGATTAGAGTTGCCACCAGAGAAACCATTGACAAGTACTTTATCAAAACAGgaag AGGTGGAGCAGACGCCACTTCAGGAAGCTCTGAATCAACTCATGAGACAGCTGCAGAG AAAAGATCCaagttctttcttttcatttcctgtgACTGACTTTATTGCCCCTGGCTATTCCATGATCATTAAAAACCCAATGGATTTTAGTACCATGAAAGAGAAGATCAAGAACAATGGATACCAGTCCATAGAAGAATTAAAG GATAACTTCAAACTGATGTGTACTAATGCAATGATTTACAACAAACCAGACACCATATACTACAAAGCTGCAAAAAAACTGCTGCACTCAGGGATGAAGATACTTAGCCAG GAGAGAATTCAGAGCCTGAAACAAAGTATAGAATTCATGGCAGACCTGCAGAAGACGAGGAAGCAGAAGGACAAGATGGAACTGCAGCAAACGGGGGAAGATGAAAGTGGCCCTGggaaagacaaaggagaaacTGTGGATGGTGACACCAAGGCGTTCAAAACACCTAGCAAAGAACACAAAAA GAAGGACAAAGATCTACTTGAAGACAAATTACGAAACAATAGCTTGGAAAGGGAACAAGAGCAGATTGATCGTATTGTTAGAGAATCTGGAGGAAAGTTAACAAGACGACTTGCAAACAGCCAG TGtgaatttgaaagaagaaaaccGGATGGTACAACAACTCTGGGCCTTCTTAATCCAGTTGACCTTACCGCAGGAG AACCGGGTTACTGCCCTGTAAAGCTGGGTATGACAGCAGGAAGACTTCAGTCGGGAGTTAATACATTACAAGGGttcaaagaagataaaagaaacaaGGTTACTCCAG TGACATACTTGAATTACGGACCCTATAGTTCCTATGCTCCAACATATGATTCTACGTTTGCCAACATAAGCAAAGAAGATTCTGACTTAATCTATTCAACGTATGGGGAAGACTCTAATCAAGGATCTTTCAG CATTCATGATTTTTTGATGAAATCACAAGATTATCCTCTCTTAATGGCTGATAGTTTGCTTGATGTTCTAACTAAAGGAGGACATTCTAGAGCTCTCAGAGAACTAGAAACG CCATTGGAGGAAGCTGAAGGCCCACATGAAAGAAGTGACACAATAAAAGATATAAAG attatggAAATGGATGTTGCTGCCAGGTTGGACTCTGCTAGCAATGACAGACTTACAGCGCTAAAAGCAGTCACAACCTTCGGCATGCCCATAGAGGAGTTTGATTCCGAGG AGGCTGAAATCTTCCAGAGGAAACTTGATGAAACAACAAAGCTTCTGCGAGAGCTCCAGGATGCTCAAAATGAACGACTAAGTACAAAACCACCCCCTAACATGATTTGTCTTCTGGGTCCATCTTACAGAGAGATGCACTTGG CGGAGAGAGTAACCAATAACCTGAAAGAACTTGCACAACAAGTGACGCCGGGTGATATTGTCAGTACGTACGGAATCCGGAAGGCGATGGGGATTTCGGTTCCTTTACCTGACACAGAAGACAGCTGGGTAGATCTGACAGAGG GAGTCCCGTCGGCGGAAAATCTCAGTGCCAGAACCAGCTCTCCCCCTTGTGGCACACAGACGGTAAGAGCAGACCCAGAGTTTGTGTTCATCCCCAATTTTTAA